In a single window of the Acyrthosiphon pisum isolate AL4f unplaced genomic scaffold, pea_aphid_22Mar2018_4r6ur Scaffold_20508;HRSCAF=21239, whole genome shotgun sequence genome:
- the LOC100568913 gene encoding protein ALP1-like produces the protein MATNHKAQTVVQKFNSLRGEHSFPGVFGAIDGCHISILAPWEKRTKMPKLNRTMFYNRKQVPTVLLQGIVDSDLKFIDCFAGWPGSSHDARVFRRSIIGEKLLSQPCVILPPGCHILGDGAYPLTSTLMVPFKDNGHLSDSQLKFNKCLSSSRVVIEQAFRKLIGRFRKLKHMDIYHKENCSKVITAACCLHNLCIDNSDDFNSTEIYTSEMEDGNHHEDDSLSGNVKRQELCQQLSLIL, from the exons ATGGCGACAAACCATAAGGCACAAACCGTTGTacaaaaatttaatagtttaagagGAGAACATTCTTTTCCGGGTGTTTTTGGTGCCATTGACGGATGTCATATTTCGATTCTTGCTCCATGGGAGAAGAGAACAAAAATGCCGAAGTTAAATAGAACTATGTTCTATAATCGGAAACAAGTTCCTACCGTCTTGCTACAA GGCATTGTTGACAGTGATTTAAAATTCATTGATTGTTTTGCTGGTTGGCCAGGTTCATCACACGATGCAAGAGTGTTTAGACGTAGTATAATTGGTGAAAAACTATTAAGCCAACCTTGTGTAATATTACCACCAGGGTGTCATATTTTGGGTGATGGCGCATATCCACTAACCAGTACTTTGATGGTTCCATTTAAGGATAATGGACATCTAAGTGATagccaattaaaatttaacaagtGTCTCAGTAGTTCCAGAGTAGTGATTGAACAAGCATTTAGAAAATTAATCGGAAGATTTCGAAAActgaa gcacATGGATATATATCATAAAGAAAATTGTAGTAAAGTTATCACTGCAGCATGTTGTTTACACAATTTATGCATTGATAACTCCGATGATTTCAATTCAACCGAGATCTACACGTCTGAGATGGAGGATGGTAACCACCATGAAGATGATAGTTTAAGTGGAAATGTCAAGAGACAAGAATTATGTCAACAGCTGtctttgattttataa
- the LOC100572168 gene encoding uncharacterized protein LOC100572168 yields MENNSIYNQTNNYEDTIHEDGEENIVLFTEQKKPSKQSGTWTEQVIKQLIAERTKLSKEFMYAKKKGQKNNLWEKIAKVLHKQGYTNFTATNCDDKWRGLLNQFRKVHDASKKTGGSAIKWKFYKQMEEAIEPIGKKQAMSPPRNILKESSTCEETLSQYVESTPTRQLNASTSVAISPRYAELPSTTPKSSPEILPLSSVKGKSPGWFQKYQEQKTEQINLALRNANELHNRLDKMEKREEEMIAIQRHLVSKLEDANNIELQKLEVFKQMFNKQ; encoded by the exons ATGGagaataatagtatttataatcagaCAAACAATTATGAAGATACAATTCATGAAGATGGGGAAgagaatattgtattgtttactGAACAAAAGAAACCTTCAAAACAATCTG gTACATGGACTGAACAAGTCATAAAGCAGCTAATAGCTGAACGTACCAAGCTCAGCAAAGAATTTATGTATGCCAAAAAAAAGGGACAAAAGAACAATCTGTGGGAAAAAATAGCAAAAGTTTTGCATAAACAGGGCTACACAAACTTTACAGCTACTAATTGTGATGATAAGTGGAGAGGATTGCTAAACCAGTTTCGAAAGGTGCATGATGCAAGTAAAAAAACTGGTGGTAGTGCTATTAAATGGAAATTCTATAAGCAAATGGAGGAAGCAATAGAGCCAATTGGGAAAAAACAAGCTATGTCGCCTCCtagaa ACATATTAAAAGAGTCATCTACTTGTGAAGAAACTTTATCACAGTATGTAGAATCAACACCTACTAGACAACTTAACGCTTCAACATCTGTAGCTATTTCACCACGGTATGCAGAACTACCATCAACTACACCAAAATCCTCCCCTGAAATTCTACCATTGAGCTCGGTCAAAGGAAAATCCCCAGGATGGTTCCAAAAGTACCAAGAACAAAAAACAGAACAAATAAATTTAGCTTTGAGGAATGCAAACGAATTACATAATcg cCTAGATAAGATGGAAAAAAGAGAGGAAGAAATGATAGCGATTCAAAGGCATCTTGTTTCCAAACTTGAAGAtgctaataatattgaacttcAAAAGTTAGAAGTTTTTAAACAGATGTTCAATAAACAATAA